The stretch of DNA CAGCGACGCGTTCTCGACCGGATCCCAAAACCACCAGCCGCCCCAGCCGAGCTCGTAATACGCCCAGTAACTGCCCGCGGTGATGCCGAGCGTCAGGAATATCCATGCGATCAGCACCCAGGGCCGCATCGCCTTGGCGAACGCCGGCCCGACGTCGCGGGTGACCAGCGCGCCGACCGCGAACGAGAACGCGACCGAAAGGCCGACATACCCCGTGTAGAGCGTCGGCGGATGGAACGCCAAGCCGGGGTCCTGCAGCAGCGGGTTGAGCCCGAGCCCGTCGGGAGCAGCCGGATTGAGCCGCGCGAACGGGTTCGAGGAGAAGAGCAGGAACGCGTAGAAGCCGAGCGCGATCGTCGCCTGTGCGCCAAGCGTGGCGGTCAGCGTGCGTTCGGGCAACGAGCGTTCGAAGATCGCGACCGCACCGCCGGCGAGCCCGAGGATCGTCACCCAGAGCAGCATCGAACCTTCGTGGTTCCCCCATGCGCCGGCGAATTTGTAGAGCCAGGGCTTGGCGGAATGGCTGTTCTCGACGACCAACTTGACCGACATGTCGGAGTCGAGGAACAGCTCGATCAGCAGCGCCATTGCCAGCAATGCCAGCAAGCCCTGGACAATCGCCACCGGCCGCACCGCCGCAGCAACATCGTCGCGACCGCGCGCGATGCCGATCGCCGCCATGACCAGTTGTAACGCCGCCAGCGCGCCTGCGAACCAGAGTGCGGCGAGACCTGCTTCGGCGATCACTGTTTCGCGTCCGGTTCGAGGGACTTGGTCTCGTGCATCTTGCCGGCCATCTCCGGCGGCATGTATTTCTCGTCGTGCTTGGCGAGCAGGTTCGACGCAACGAAGCTGCCGTTCGGCCGGAACTGGCCTTCGGCGACGACGCCCGATTTCTCGCGGAACAGGTCGGGGACGATGCCGGCGAAGACGACTGGCGTGGTCGCCTGCCCGTCGGTGACGACGAAATGCACGGTGATGCCGTCCGTGGCGCGCTGGACCGAACCGCCTTCGACCATCCCGCCGAGCCGGACCGCGCGACCGAGCGGCAGGCCGTCGCGGCGCACGTCGGACGGCGCGTAGAAGAACGCAGCCTGATCCTTGAGTGCCGACAACGCGAGCAGCCCCGCAACGACAACCGCGCCGAGCGCCAGCAGCGCCAACGTCAGGCGTTGATGCTTGGCCTTCACTTCTCCGCCTTCCGCATCGCCAGATAGCTCAGCAGCGCGATAATCGCGCCGCCCCCCAGCGTCACCACGTATGCAGCAGTCACGAACGGCCAGGGGTTCATGATCTGGCCATCCTGCGCATACGGGCTTCGGTCTTCGCGACTGCCAGCATTGTCCGCATCCGCATCAGCACGATGCCCGCGAACACGAACGTGAACCCAGCGAGCATGATCGGCAGCGGCCACAAGATCGAACCCGCGATCGTCGATTGCGTGAGGCCGATGCTCGGCCCCTGGTGCAGCGTGTTCCACCACACCACCGAATAGCGGATGATCGGCAGCAGCACCGATCCGGCGACCCCGTACAGCGCCGGCACGCGGCCATCGCCGCCCCGGTCGGCATCGGCCTTCGCGAGCGCCATGTAGCCGAGATAGACGAAGAACAGCAGCAGCATCGAGGTCAGCCGCCCATCCCATTGCCACCACGTTCCCCAGGTCGGCCGCCCCCAGATCGACCCGGTCATCAGGCAGAGCGCGGCGAACACCGCACCGGGCAGCGCAATCGCGCGTGCGGCGACGCTGGCGAGCGGATGCCGCCAGACGAGGAACATGATGCTGGAGATCGCGATCCCGCTCCATCCGCCCATGCCGAGCCATGCGGCGGGGACGTGGATGTAGAGGATGCGGACGGTCTCGCCCTGGAGGTAGTCGGGCGGGGTTTGCGTCAGGCCCGCCCAGCAGCCGATCGCAACGAGCACGACGCCGGCCCAGAAGAGCGCGGGTGTCAACGGCTTGGCGATCTTCAGGAAGCGCGCGGGGTTTGCGAAGGCGTGTAGGGTGGCCACTGGGGACAGCCATTATGGCAACATGGCGAGGCTGTCACCTCGGACTTAAGCCACTCTCCCCGCGGGAGATAGGAATGCCCTCGTCCCCTGCATGCCGTCATCCTGACTTTCGTCAGGATGACGGAGGTGAGCGAAGCACCACCGCTCAACAGGAAGAAAGGTTGCCCGGCTCAGCGGCCGATGAGGCGCTTTGCGATCGAATCCGCCACGTCCGACGCCGGCTGGCCGGTGCGGTCGCTTTCGTTCCAGACTTCGATCAGGCGCTCCGGAATGCGCGCGATCCGCGCCTTGACCTCGGCCTCGTCGCCGTGACCCAGATACTCCAGCCCAACGTTGATGATCCCGCCTGCGTTGATCACGTAATCCGGCGCGTACAGGATGCCACGATCGTGCAACCGCCCGCCATCCTCGCGGACGCTCAGCTGGTTGTTCGCGCCGCCCGCGACCACCTTTGTCTTCAGCGCGGCGATCGACATCTCGGTCAGGATCGCGCCGAGCGCGTTCGGGCTGAAGATATCCGCCTCAGTCGTCAGGACCGCCTCGGCGGCAACCGCGGTCGCGCCAAGTTCAGCGGCGAGCTTCTGCGCGCGCGCCTCGTCGACATCGGCCAACGTCAGCACTGCGCCGTCCTTGGCGAGCAGCCGCGCAAGCCCGCCGCCGACCGAACCGACGCCCTGGATCGCGACGCGCACGCCCTTCATGTCGGTCGCGCCCAGCCCACGCTGTGCCGCCGCCTTCACGCCGAGATA from Sphingomonas sp. HMP9 encodes:
- the ccmE gene encoding cytochrome c maturation protein CcmE; protein product: MKAKHQRLTLALLALGAVVVAGLLALSALKDQAAFFYAPSDVRRDGLPLGRAVRLGGMVEGGSVQRATDGITVHFVVTDGQATTPVVFAGIVPDLFREKSGVVAEGQFRPNGSFVASNLLAKHDEKYMPPEMAGKMHETKSLEPDAKQ
- the ccmC gene encoding heme ABC transporter permease CcmC, translating into MATLHAFANPARFLKIAKPLTPALFWAGVVLVAIGCWAGLTQTPPDYLQGETVRILYIHVPAAWLGMGGWSGIAISSIMFLVWRHPLASVAARAIALPGAVFAALCLMTGSIWGRPTWGTWWQWDGRLTSMLLLFFVYLGYMALAKADADRGGDGRVPALYGVAGSVLLPIIRYSVVWWNTLHQGPSIGLTQSTIAGSILWPLPIMLAGFTFVFAGIVLMRMRTMLAVAKTEARMRRMARS
- a CDS encoding Leu/Phe/Val dehydrogenase; this translates as MTAVWDLPDFDDHEGVHAFTNPESGLRAVIALHSTKLGPAAGGTRFWHYADNGRAVTDALRLSRGMSFKNAMAGLELGGGKGVVLAAKPGDIVTTAQLEAFGRAVDSLGGRYVTAEDVGMSEERMKVIATQTRYVSGLPVASGAAGGDPGPYTALGIYLGVKAAAQRGLGATDMKGVRVAIQGVGSVGGGLARLLAKDGAVLTLADVDEARAQKLAAELGATAVAAEAVLTTEADIFSPNALGAILTEMSIAALKTKVVAGGANNQLSVREDGGRLHDRGILYAPDYVINAGGIINVGLEYLGHGDEAEVKARIARIPERLIEVWNESDRTGQPASDVADSIAKRLIGR